ctctagaaaaaatacaacaattagccgggtgtggtgttggACGCCTGTGGTattaactactcaggagactgaagtgggagaatctctttaccgtgggaggtggaggccatggtgagccatgtttgtgtcactgtactccagcctgggtgacagagtgagaccccgtctgaaaagatgaataaatacgTAATAAAGTTGTAAAGagcaagcacagaaagacaaatgctgcatgatctcacttctaCGTGGAATCTAACAAAATTGAACTCTTGCTTgtagagagcagaatggtggttacccgAGGCAGGGGCCGGGGAGGGACTGGGGAGATGTTAGTCGAACAATACAAAATTGCAGATAGGAACAGTTCTAGAGATCTACTGAACAGCATGACAACTACAGTTAATAATTAAGCATTGCGTACTTGAAAACAGCTGTAAGTGTAGATTGTAAACATGTTCTCACcacaataaaatatgtatgtgaggAAATGAGTATGCTAATTAGCTCGATTTTGTCATTCCACAACGTACACATATATGAAACCTCATGTTGAAggccataaacatatataatctttattttcaacttaaaattaaaatttaaataaattatgaaaattaaaagaaataacgcacaataaaaaaaaaaaaggttttatttatgaaatatccGCAGAAGGAGTCTatgttataaaggaaaagagaatccCAGCAACGGTAAAATCAATCAGAAATGCCCTACTTCAGTGCTTTCGTCAATTTGTCTGACAGAGTGGAAATCCAGTTCTTCACTAAGTCATTGTTCTGGAACAGGGTGTGTTCGTATATAGGTGTGTGGGGGCTCACATATACAAATTAAATTGATGGTAATGTAGGCATTCAAATTATCAGTTTACTTTAGTTagctgcacatacacacacacacaccacacacacacacacacacacacacacacacacacacacacacacaaacacacgtatAAAATCAGCCACTCCACCAAAACTAGCTACTTGGTGTCTCATCTCTCCTTGGAGATTCAAAATGGGAACATGGATTTAGACAGGCGTGATGGTTCCTTCTCTCCTGGAGCCCAGTTGGAAGTCGCTTGACTGATTCAGACGTTGTAATCGGTTGGTCTGTGTGGAAGAATCCACTTTGACTCTCAGCATACATACTCCTGGGAAGTCAGGTagtgcagcccacagagcaggGGCTCTGCAGCCAGGCTGCCTGCACCTGACTTGTAGCTAGGATAGGTGGGGTAAACTGCTTAACACTTGTgcttcagattcctcatctgtacaatggggataagAACGCTATCTCTCTCACAACGATTATGAGGACTAACTGGGTTAATAGGTGCAAAGTACCAGGTACATAATAAATGAACCACCAGTGCTCCTTACAATCACGAGTATTTGGTGCAGGCGAAGACGCGTGGTTTCTAGAGGTATAAAATTAAGCTTTATTTACCCACCCCTTGGGTTGTTCCAAGGGTTAATGATACAGTGTTCACGAATTCCCATTATAAGCTattaaaagaaggaaacagagttAACATGAatggagtacctactatgtgcgaTTGTTTCAAGGCTTGCCATGGGTTGCTTCATTGATTCCTCACCGTGACAGTTATgatcacactttaaaaataaaaacgtagACGCACAAAGACGTCCTTTGTCCAAGATGCCAAAGCCAGTAAGTGGCGGAAGttgaatttgaacccagatgtGTAATTCCAGAGCCCAAGTGCTTCACCCACCTCAGCGTGGTGCCTCTACAGAAAAACAGGTAAGCGCACATGGAGGAGCAAATGCCTTTCcgttgttttaaaattcttttatttttacgaTTGAAATTCCTAGAGACATTGATTCTGTGCCTGACCCCGGGGGTGGGGGAAAActcgggtgggggaggggaggttcAGAAAGCCCCAGAGAAGAGGAAGACGCCCAGGAGGGAAGACTGGCAGGAGGCTGGGGGGCCCGGGGGCTGGCTTTGTTCTCAGAGACCATGGAAGTCCAGGTGGGCTGAGGGAGGCTAGCGGTGGAAGGACAGAAGtctgggaggggcagagggatgGGGACAGTTGCGAGGGGCCGCGGCAGGGACTCCGGGGGACTGGGAGTCGGGGGTCGGGGTTGGTCTTGGCTTCTGCCCTCTGCTGCAAAACCGGCTGCTCCGGTTTCTGTGGGTTTGCGGCCAGGTGGACGGGGTTAGCTCTCGGGAGCGATCGCAGTTGTGGAAGAGGCCTGGGGCTGAGGACAGGCCAGGGCGGCGGGAGAGGCGGACGGGTGGCTTCGCTGGATCCCGGCGCGCTCTCGGACCTTCCACATCACCAGCTGCAGGCAGGCGTTTGCGTCCTGGCAGGAGTCGTGCCCGTCCTGGCTGTCCTGGATGATCTGTCCTAGGAAGTCGGCCGCGAGATTCCTTAGGGAGCGCTTGTAGGGGAAACCCCGGTAGTGCGGGAAGAGCACCGCCGTGTCCACCACGGTGCTGTGGATCAGCTTCAGGGCCAGCAGGTCGCTCTCCAGGCTGTGCCCGATGAGGATGGTTTGGGCGCTGAAAAAGCTCAGCAGGATGGCTTGGACTTTCGGCAACGTGATGCTGGTCTGGGCGACGTCGGCCTCGGTCACGCCGGAAAACCTGGTGTTGTAGTCCACGATCTCGTTGTCGGGCTTGACGAAGGTGTCGTACACCACCCGCATGTCGGCGTCCACCACGGTGACACGGGTCAGCTCTAGGCCGTGCGTGGTGTAGCACATCTCACAGTCCAAGGCGTAGATTCCGGGATAAGCGTCTCTGGAAAACTCTTTCTTGAAGGTCTTCACGAAGCCATCCAGGCTCTCCTTGCGGCCGTCCCGCACGTGCTGCTTTGCCACCTGGCAGCCCACGGAGCCAGGAGCGGCTGCACAGCAGGTGTACTGGGTAAGCCGGCCTCCGGCCACTTGGCTGGAGCGGACCCGCCCCCAGTGGTAGTAACACACCTGGTCGCGTACACAGCGGCCCGAAGGGGACACCAGGTACTCGGTGCCACAGCGGCAGCAGACCCTGCGGGAGGAGTCGCCGGGCCCCTCCCCCTGGGCAGTGAAGAGGACGGCGCCTCCGGGCCGCTCGGGGTGCGGGAAGGGGTAGCCGTTCTCCTTGAGCTGCTCCCGAGTGAGCAGGAAGTCCTGGAGGCGGCTGTACAGGGCGGCCCTGCTGAGGCCGGGCATGGAGCTGGGGGTCAGGCCCTTCAGTCTCTTGAGGGCGTTCAGGACCACATTCAGGTAGACGTTCTTG
The sequence above is a segment of the Chlorocebus sabaeus isolate Y175 unplaced genomic scaffold, mChlSab1.0.hap1 unalloc_scaffold_1294, whole genome shotgun sequence genome. Coding sequences within it:
- the LOC119624767 gene encoding exonuclease GOR-like, which encodes MLRATAPCWFPPGYPEAKKVAEELALEAPELLLPSRQPARNFGLWVPQMYNQASALVGIQAEPQNSGPAVAPEWPKMVTEAWYFPAQRGSACRLPAAPRLTERPPAVRISAPRERKRIAHFPSPCLDPGPTDAKRTLVASSHQRSNGSKVGTQPWKTHNRSGMAYKTSTTDSSKPIVHRPSLRSLKKPILLRKSGCRVPTVIRRGYLQLLTKECLQFCASEQEAKEKARKEEKVAHDRSPNKNVYLNVVLNALKRLKGLTPSSMPGLSRAALYSRLQDFLLTREQLKENGYPFPHPERPGGAVLFTAQGEGPGDSSRRVCCRCGTEYLVSPSGRCVRDQVCYYHWGRVRSSQVAGGRLTQYTCCAAAPGSVGCQVAKQHVRDGRKESLDGFVKTFKKEFSRDAYPGIYALDCEMCYTTHGLELTRVTVVDADMRVVYDTFVKPDNEIVDYNTRFSGVTEADVAQTSITLPKVQAILLSFFSAQTILIGHSLESDLLALKLIHSTVVDTAVLFPHYRGFPYKRSLRNLAADFLGQIIQDSQDGHDSCQDANACLQLVMWKVRERAGIQRSHPSASPAALACPQPQASSTTAIAPES